Within the uncultured Draconibacterium sp. genome, the region TGCCAAAAGCCTCGGGTATGGAATTGAATTGCTTATTACACAGCGGGCTTTAATGCTGACAATTATTGAAAAAGATCAGCAGTATTTCTTTAGCCGCATGAAACGAATCTCGCCGCTACACCCGAATTTTAAAATGGTAAGCGGAATCAGCCATTTGAGCTGGAATGTGAAAGAACAAAACTGGGGAATTGAACAGATTAAGGAGGAATTACGACGACTAAAAGCCTTGCCACATTATCCGCGATGGTTGCTTTTAGTAATGGTTGGTGCTGCCGGAGCAGGCTTTTGTAATCTTTTTGGTGGAGATGCAATAAACATGGGAGTTTCATTTATTGCCACAGTTGCAGGGCTTTTCGCCCGCCAGGAAGCTGCCCGTAAGAATTTTAACCCCTACCTCTGTGTATTTTTTGCGGCATTGGTCGCATCATTTATTGCAGGGTTATCGGAACATTTCAAAATTGGCAGCGAGCCTGAGAAAGCAGTTGCAACCTCGGTACTTTTTCTCGTTCCCGGAATACCACTTATTAATTCAGTAACAGATATGATCGACGGGAATATTCAAAACGGAGTTGTTCGGGCGATCAACGGATTGATAATTGCATTTGCCATCGCATTAGGACTTTTTACCTCTAAAATGATTTTAAATTTCTGATATGATAGTACTCGAAATACTCACAAAAGCTTTTTGGTCGGGAATTGCAGCCGTAGGTTTTGCCATTCTTTTTAATGTGCCAAAACGCACGCTCTTTCCCATTGGAGCCATGGGAGCAATTGGCGGATTTATAAAATTTGGCAGTATGTTTTTGGGAGTCGAAATTGTTTTTGCATCGTTTATCGGAGCTACAATCATAGGAATTATCAGCATACAAATGGCCCACCTGAAAAAAAGTCCTCCACTGATTTTTTCCATCCCCGGCGTAATTCCAATGGTTCCCGGAGCATTCGCCTACCGAATGATGTTAGGATTTATTGCATTAATTGATCTTGAGGACAAAGACGTTTATATACAAACACTTATCGACACCGCTAACAACGGTGCAAAGATGATTTTCATACTTATTTCGCTGGCCATTGGCGTATCAATACCAATGCTGATTAGTAGAAAAGAATCGATAAAAAAGTTGAAGAAGACTACGAATTAAAGCGTCGTAGTTCGAAAGGCAAAAGCGAATTTCAATTAGTATAACTTCTTACGTTTCACCAGGTACGAAAATAAAACTTCTTTAAAATCTTTGTTGATGTCGGCTTCGACCAGATCGATTTGATATTGACCGCACTTCACTTTAAGGTCTTCGAAATAATCGCTAACCGTATTTGTGTAGTGCTCTTTTACTTCCGAGGGATTAAACTTTACAACCTGTCCGCTTTCCAAATCAACAAACTTATGCGGACGGTTACTAAAATCAAATTCACGCTCCAAAGAATGATCGGTGACATGAAAAAGAATAACCTCGTGTTTATTGTAGCGCAAGTGCTGGAGTGCAGAAAACAACTCCTCGTTTTTCGAGCTGTCGAGCATATCACTGAAAATAATTACCAGCGAACGTTT harbors:
- a CDS encoding threonine/serine exporter family protein, with translation MKSSGTNAQSAGNTLLEIGALLMSSGASTHRTRVTMKRIAKSLGYGIELLITQRALMLTIIEKDQQYFFSRMKRISPLHPNFKMVSGISHLSWNVKEQNWGIEQIKEELRRLKALPHYPRWLLLVMVGAAGAGFCNLFGGDAINMGVSFIATVAGLFARQEAARKNFNPYLCVFFAALVASFIAGLSEHFKIGSEPEKAVATSVLFLVPGIPLINSVTDMIDGNIQNGVVRAINGLIIAFAIALGLFTSKMILNF
- a CDS encoding threonine/serine exporter family protein, with the translated sequence MIVLEILTKAFWSGIAAVGFAILFNVPKRTLFPIGAMGAIGGFIKFGSMFLGVEIVFASFIGATIIGIISIQMAHLKKSPPLIFSIPGVIPMVPGAFAYRMMLGFIALIDLEDKDVYIQTLIDTANNGAKMIFILISLAIGVSIPMLISRKESIKKLKKTTN